The Ktedonobacterales bacterium sequence CGACCTGAAGCTCACGCAAGCGATGCTGGACACCATGCGCCAGGCGGTCCCGGCGGCGGCCTCGCTTGACATGGTGGTGAACACCCATGCCAACGGCGATCATTGCTATGGCAATCAACTGGTCGGCAGCGCGCAGATTATCGCCTCAGCGCGCGCCGCGAAAGAGATGCTCGATGTCCCCCCCGAGCAGTTTGCCATGCTGCTGAAGATGGCCCCGCAGCTTGGGCAGCTTGGCGAGTTCCTCACCCACAGCTTTGGCGCGTTCGATTTCGAGGGCATCACCCTGACACCGCCGACCACCACCTTTGAGGGCAGCCTGAACCTGAAGGTCGGCGACAAAGAAGTGCGCCTGATGGAAGTCGGCCCGGCCCACACGCGCGGCGACACGATGGCCTACATCCCCACTGACCGGACGATCTTCACCGGCGACATTTTATTTATCGGCGGGCATCCGATCATGTGGGCCGGACCCATCAGCAACTGGATCAACGCCTGCGACCTGATCCTTTCGCTGGACGTGGAAACCATCGTGCCTGGTCACGGACCGATCACCGATAAACAGGGAGTCACTGAAGTAAAGGGCTATCTCGAATACGTCTTTGGCGAAGCACGCGCGCGCTATGAAGCGGGGATGCCTGCCTTCGAGGCCGCCAGAGCTATTTCCCTGGATCGGTATGCGTCCTGGTCGGATGGCGAGCGCATCGCTGTCACCGTTGCTTCGATCTACCGCGAACTCAGCGGCGACCAGACGCCCCCGGATATGCCAATGTTGTTAGGGCAAATGGCGGCGCTGGCGCTGGGAAGAGGCGCGGGCGAGCCTGATCGATAAGGGGATAAGCCGTATGAACCTGCGCGAACGCGACAGCAGCGCCGAAGAACTGCTCGATGCCCCCGGAGTTGATGATCGGCTGCTGGAGCAGAGCCTGCGCGACCTCAGCCGTATCGGCTCCCTGCTCGGCTGGACACACCTGGCGGTACAAGATGTCGCCCATATTGTAGCGCAGCGCCAGTT is a genomic window containing:
- a CDS encoding MBL fold metallo-hydrolase; this translates as MGNWAYTKGLHDLGNSVYAYLQPDGSWGWSNAGLVTDGEASLLIDTLYDLKLTQAMLDTMRQAVPAAASLDMVVNTHANGDHCYGNQLVGSAQIIASARAAKEMLDVPPEQFAMLLKMAPQLGQLGEFLTHSFGAFDFEGITLTPPTTTFEGSLNLKVGDKEVRLMEVGPAHTRGDTMAYIPTDRTIFTGDILFIGGHPIMWAGPISNWINACDLILSLDVETIVPGHGPITDKQGVTEVKGYLEYVFGEARARYEAGMPAFEAARAISLDRYASWSDGERIAVTVASIYRELSGDQTPPDMPMLLGQMAALALGRGAGEPDR